Proteins from a genomic interval of Corythoichthys intestinalis isolate RoL2023-P3 chromosome 3, ASM3026506v1, whole genome shotgun sequence:
- the LOC130913868 gene encoding piwi-like protein 1, producing the protein MASRARARSRGRARGQEPSAPGTQPQEPAPHVTAKAEAGLVGRGRQKSGPVPYSEEAALEISAGFQHVKIGDRGGRRRDFHDAGVYTRQLMEHVKTSKSGTSGSTIQLSANFFRILSRPNWVLYQYHVDFKPPMESRRLRSALLYQHEVLGAVHCFDGNILFLPILLANKVTELYSETRNGEKVQITVTLTNELPPTSPVCLQIYNIIFRRILRILGMQQIGRNYYNAKDPLNIPQHRLTIWPGYASAILRYESSILLCTDVSHKVLRSETVLDFMGNLRQKCSPHSYTDICARELIGLIVLTKYNNKTYRIDDIAWNQTPCNTFTRGDTDISFKNYYKNQYGLEIMDDKQVLLVSHVKKAAQGQTPTGPALLIPELCYLTGLTDKMRADYTIMKDLSVHTKLVPEKRAERLVRFSSTINKDETVQGELTKWGLKFDEKLLNLTGRVLPPEIISQGSRSYSYNPRTADWAKEMRGLSLINCPPLRNWLLLYTRRNTREAQSLLETLYRVSAPLRIDLQKAVMIEYEDHQQSLLRALQHNVRAETQMVVIILSSSGKDKYDSVKKYLCVECPTPSQCALGRTLSRPQALMTIATKIALQMACKIGGELWSVEIPLKQLMIVGIDCYHDTTAGKRSIGALVASLNQSMSRWYSKVKLQNRGQEIMDGLKMAFVGALKDYYKFNKCFPSRIIVYRDGVGDGQLHSIVNFEVAQIIDSIKSLGQDYMPKMSVVVVKKRINCRLFEHSHGKIINPPPGTVVDTEITRPEWYDFYIVSQATNFGSVSPTHYNVVYDTSGLKPDHMQRLTYKLCHMYYNWQGIIAVPAPCQYAHKLAFLVGQSLHKEPHMELDDLLFYL; encoded by the exons ACTCAGCCACAAGAGCCTGCACCACATGTTACAGCCAAAGCAGAAGCTGGGCTGGTTGGTCGAGGGAGGCAGAAGTCCGGTCCTGTACCTTATTCTGAAGAAG CTGCACTGGAGATCTCCGCTGGATTTCAGCATGTCAAGATAGGAGATAGAGGTGGACGCCGAAGGGATTTCCATGATGCTGGGGTTTATACCAGGCAGCTGATGGAGCACGTCAAAACCTCAAAGTCCG GAACCAGTGGCTCGACAATTCAGTTGTCGGCCAACTTTTTTCGCATCCTGTCCCGCCCTAATTGGGTTCTGTACCAATACCATGTGGACTTCAAGCCACCAATGGAGTCACGTCGCCTACGATCAGCCCTTCTATATCAGCATGAAGTACTGGGCGCTGTTCACTGCTTTGATGGAAATATTCTGTTTCTGCCGATACTACTTGCTAACAAG GTGACTGAGCTGTACAGCGAGACAAGAAATGGAGAGAAAGTGCAGATAACTGTCACACTGACTAATGAACTGCCCCCGACATCACCAGTCTGCCTGCAGATCTACAACATTATATTCAGGAG GATTTTGAGAATTCTCGGCATGCAGCAAATTGGACGCAATTACTACAATGCTAAAGATCCACTTAACATCCCGCAACACAG ACTGACCATTTGGCCAGGCTATGCATCAGCCATTTTGCGTTATGAGTCCTCCATCTTGCTGTGTACTGATGTGAGCCACAAGGTGCTGCGTAGTGAGACTGTCCTTGATTTCATGGGCAACCTGAGGCAGAAGTGTAGCCCTCATTCCTACACTGACATCTGTGCCCGGGAGCTTATTGGACTTATTGTTCTCACCAA ATACAACAACAAAACCTACAGGATTGATGACATTGCTTGGAACCAAACCCCCTGCAACACATTCACGAGAGGGGACACCGACATCTCTTTCAAGAACTACTACAAAAAT CAATATGGCCTGGAAATTATGGATGACAAACAAGTTCTCCTGGTCAGTCATGTGAAGAAGGCTGCTCAAGGTCAAACTCCTACTGGCCCAGCTTTGCTCATTCCAGAGCTATGCTACCTTACAG GTCTGACTGACAAGATGCGAGCAGACTACACCATCATGAAGGACCTGAGTGTGCACACCAAACTGGTCCCAGAAAAGAGGGCAGAGCGCCTTGTAAGATTTTCATCTACCATAAACAA AGATGAGACAGTACAGGGAGAGCTGACGAAGTGGGGACTCAAATTTGACGAGAAACTCTTAAATCTGACCGGCAGAGTCCTTCCACCAGAAATTATTTCCCAGGGATCCAGATCT TATAGTTATAACCCCCGGACAGCTGACTGGGCGAAAGAGATGCGTGGGTTGTCATTGATTAACTGTCCTCCTCTGCGAAATTGGTTGCTGCTTTACACTCGCCGTAACACAAGAGAAGCTCAAAGCCTCCTGGAGACCCTTTACAGAGTGTCAGCTCCACTTAGGATCGACTTACAAAAAGCTGTCAT GATTGAGTATGAGGATCATCAGCAATCTCTGCTGAGAGCCCTTCAGCACAATGTCAGAGCTGAAACACAGATG GTGGTGATCATCCTAAGCAGCAGCGGAAAGGATAAATATGACAGCGTTAAGAAATACCTCTGTGTGGAATGCCCTACACCCAGTCAGTGCGCTCTGGGACGAACCCTCAGCCGGCCTCAAGCCCTCATGACTATTGCCACCAAGATAGCCCTTCAAATGGCCTGCAAGATTGGTGGAGAGCTGTGGAGTGTGGAAATACCT CTAAAACAGCTGATGATCGTGGGCATCGATTGCTACCATGATACTACTGCTGGGAAAAGATCCATTGGCGCTTTGGTGGCCAGTCTCAATCAGAGCATGAGCAG ATGGTATTCAAAGGTGAAACTGCAGAACCGAGGTCAGGAAATCATGGATGGACTGAAGATGGCCTTTGTTG GTGCCCTCAAAGACTACTACAAGTTCAACAAATGCTTCCCGTCACGCATCATTGTGTACCGTGATGGGGTGGGGGACGGCCAGCTCCACAGCATTGTTAATTTTGAAGTGGCCCAGATCATCGACTCCATCAAGTCCCTTGGACAAGACTATAT GCCCAAGATGAGTGTAGTAGTAGTGAAGAAACGAATCAACTGCAGGCTCTTTGAGCACAGCCATGGAAAGATCATCAACCCACCACCAGGGACTGTTGTCGACACGGAGATCACTCGTCCGGAATG GTATGACTTCTACATTGTGAGCCAGGCAACCAATTTTGGAAGTGTCTCGCCTACGCACTACAATGTTGTGTACGACACCAGTGGACTCAAGCCCGACCATATGCAGCGGCTCACCTACAAGCTGTGCCACATGTACTACAACTGGCAG GGTATCATCGCAGTCCCTGCTCCCTGTCAGTATGCCCACAAGTTGGCCTTCCTCGTGGGTCAAAGCCTTCATAAGGAGCCCCACATGGAACTGGATGACCTTCTTTTCTATTTGTAG
- the LOC130913867 gene encoding uncharacterized protein LOC130913867 — MPHVSGLAILNDCEENQRLLKKLPEWIVRKWSRIVVDELDTTGNFPDFACFTEFLSKEARISCNPITSQLLTNFRTIDDRNLKRAKAFNTNTQPRDLAHESQVAISSKPKWPCFVCKNETHVITKCPTFAAKSIEDKRAFIHENRLCFGCLRKGHMTKDCKRRHTCSTCNRRHPTCLHEDRRQELVEARTSNSAATEGHESQVPHHAVSHISTQHTSATSSIVPVFVSSVQEPHREVLTYAMLDTQSDSTFVLEDVLDKLSVNVQPVNLKLSTMTAIDTIIPSKCVHGLQIRGLNSEILIQIQKAYSRDFIPVDKSYIPTKETALLWPHLKTLACKMPPLQDCDIGLLIGYDCPTALAPREVILGDTNQPFAQRSELGWSIIGSANPHLDRQGSHSFVHRLTVKELPCPTTTDVIKALEADFSEKAYEDRYVSQEDVQFIQFLSKNIKQNHDSHYEMPLPFKGDSLPNLPNNKKLAMVRLQCLKRKLKANKQYYDQYKTFMEETINKGDAEPAPTTSQGQIEWYLPHHGVYHPKKPDKLRVVFDGSSKFHGISLNDTLLTGPDLINPLVGVLCRFRKEKVAIICDIERMFYQFSVSPESRNYLKFLWWKGGDLEKEPQEYRMTVHLFGAASAPGCANFGLKHLAKQYKDNHPRALTFLEKNLYVDDGLASVSSVEEAKKLITESQELCKMGGMRLHKFKSNEDVSPSEQCLCVQWSIKEDASNFNISAKDQPSTRRGCLSVIASLFDQPGFIAPFILTGKRILQELSQRNTGWDKPFSEDIRPRWEEWRNDLLKLKQVVNRAQLIRNDNDPQTWELLTPNHLMLKAQVSLPPPGVFVKEDLYGTKRWRRVQYLIEQLWSRWKRKYFLNICTRKKWHLPKRNLNVNDIVIIRNDHLSRNQWQLGRVVEAVQDGNDLVRRIKVGARKAQEIQSSSFKKSVIERPIQKLVLLVEN; from the coding sequence ATGCCACACGTCAGTGGTCTAGCTATTCTTAACGATTGTGAAGAAAATCAAAGGTTGCTCAAAAAACTACCTGAATGGATTGTTAGAAAGTGGAGTCGAATTGTGGTCGATGAACTCGACACAACAGGCAACTTTCCAGACTTCGCATGCTTCACTGAGTTCCTAAGTAAAGAAGCGAGAATCTCTTGTAATCCCATTACTTCTCAACTGTTGACAAATTTCAGAACTATAGATGACAGGAACCTAAAGAGAGCTAAAGCCTTCAATACAAACACACAACCAAGAGATCTTGCACACGAAAGCCAAGTAGCAATTAGCAGTAAACCCAAATGGCCTTGTTTTGTGTGTAAAAATGAGACACATGTCATCACAAAATGTCCCACCTTTGCAGCTAAGAGCATTGAGGATAAAAGAGCCTTTATACATGAAAACAGACTCTGTTTTGGATGCTTGAGAAAGGGTCACATGACCAAGGATTGTAAAAGACGACACACCTGTAGCACCTGCAATCGACGTCACCCAACCTGTTTGCATGAGGACCGAAGGCAAGAACTGGTGGAAGCACGAACTAGTAACTCTGCTGCCACAGAAGGACATGAAAGTCAAGTGCCACACCATGCTGTGTCACACATATCAACACAACATACGTCTGCCACCTCAAGTATTGTACCAGTTTTTGTTTCATCAGTTCAAGAACCACACAGAGAAGTACTCACATATGCAATGCTGGACACACAAAGTGATTCAACATTTGTTTTAGAAGATGTGCTCGACAAATTAAGTGTAAACGTCCAACCAGTAAACTTGAAACTTAGTACCATGACCGCAATTGACACAATTATACCCAGCAAGTGCGTTCATGGTCTACAAATACGAGGACTCAATTCTGAGATCCTCATTCAAATACAAAAAGCCTATAGTCGTGACTTCATCCCAGTAGACAAATCTTATATTCCAACAAAGGAGACAGCATTGCTTTGGCCTCATCTCAAAACTTTGGCATGCAAGATGCCACCTCTTCAAGACTGTGATATAGGGCTCTTAATCGGATACGACTGTCCTACAGCACTGGCTCCTCGTGAAGTAATTTTAGGTGACACAAACCAGCCGTTCGCACAACGATCAGAACTAGGATGGAGTATAATAGGTTCAGCAAACCCCCACCTAGACAGACAAGGAAGTCATAGCTTTGTGCACCGGCTCACAGTCAAGGAGTTGCCATGTCCAACAACGACAGATGTTATAAAGGCCCTTGAAGCAGACTTCAGTGAGAAAGCGTACGAGGATAGGTACGTGTCACAAGAAGATGTCCAGTTTATACAGTTTCTCAGTAAAAATATTAAGCAAAATCATGACAGCCATTATGAGATGCCCCTTCCTTTTAAAGGTGACAGTTTACCTAATCtgccaaacaacaagaaattagCTATGGTTCGCTTACAGTGTCTTAAAAGAAAATTGAAGGCCAATAAACAATATTATGATCAATACAAAACATTCATGGAGGAAACTATTAATAAGGGCGATGCAGAGCCTGCCCCTACAACATCGCAAGGTCAAATAGAGTGGTATCTGCCGCATCATGGCGTTTATCATCCTAAAAAGCCAGATAAGTTAAGAGTTGTGTTTGAtggttcttcaaaatttcatggAATTTCTTTAAACGACACACTGCTAACTGGACCTGATCTAATTAATCCCTTAGTAGGAGTGCTTTGTAGATTCAGAAAGGAAAAGGTAGCCATTATCTGTGACATCGAAAGAATGTTTTATCAATTTTCTGTCTCTCCGGAGTCAAGAAATTATTTGAAATTCCTTTGGTGGAAAGGTGGTGATCTGGAGAAGGAACCACAAGAGTACAGAATGACAGTTCATCTCTTTGGAGCCGCATCGGCTCCGGGATGTGCCAATTTTGGCCTCAAGCATCTAGCAAAACAATACAAGGATAATCATCCACGGGCATTAACAtttttggagaaaaacctttatgTCGATGATGGTTTAGCTAGTGTGTCATCAGTGGAAGAAGCCAAGAAACTGATCACCGAGTCACAAGAGTTGTGCAAAATGGGAGGCATGCGCCTGCATAAGTTCAAGTCGAATGAAGATGTATCTCCGTCAGAACAGTGTCTCTGTGTTCAGTGGTCAATTAAAGAAGACGCTTCCAACTTTAACATATCTGCAAAGGATCAGCCTTCCACCCGCCGTGGCTGTTTGTCCGTCATCGCCTCTCTCTTCGATCAACCTGGATtcattgccccattcattctaaCAGGAAAGCGAATCCTTCAAGAGCTTAGTCAACGCAACACTGGATGGGACAAGCCATTCTCAGAAGATATTAGACCACGGTGGGAGGAATGGAGGAATGATCTTCTCAAATTGAAACAGGTTGTGAATCGTGCTCAATTAATTAGAAATGACAATGATCCACAGACTTGGGAACTTTTAACACCAAACCATCTCATGTTGAAAGCACAAGTTTCCCTTCCTCCTCCTGGAGTATTTGTAAAGGAAGATTTATATGGGACAAAGCGGTGGAGGAGAGTCCAATATCTTATTGAACAATTGTGGAGTCGGTGGAAAAGGAAATACTTCCTTAACATATGCACAAGAAAGAAATGGCACTTACCAAAGCGCAACCTAAATGTCAATGATATTGTTATCATAAGGAACGATCACCTTTCAAGAAATCAGTGGCAATTAGGACGAGTAGTTGAGGCAGTCCAAGATGGCAATGACTTAGTTCGGCGAATCAAAGTTGGCGCACGCAAGGCGCAAGAAATTCAGAGTTCCTCCTTTAAAAAGTCCGTTATCGAGAGACCAATTCAAAAACTAGTTCTTCTCGTGGAGAATTGA